In Acidobacteriota bacterium, the following are encoded in one genomic region:
- a CDS encoding CPBP family intramembrane glutamic endopeptidase has translation MIGFLLIVCFPLVLGLGFGSLYMVVYATGRDAAVIDRAGFVLYPLLLLLPLAFCLVPVWRGDQLAAVGLQAPQLAGLGSASAVAASLVGGAVVGVLLFYNELWVGRLSQRLTQGLTKGRGGLNRLLEGASESFAEEGQGVSRAWTLALSVFVVAAEEFLWRGYLMTYLDQRFGLAVVWVVVLSSLSFGLNHYYFGLRNVLLKSFAGAVWALLFLATGSLLASFASHYAFEVLVWLRMQR, from the coding sequence ATGATCGGCTTCCTGCTCATCGTCTGCTTCCCGCTGGTCTTGGGGCTGGGCTTCGGTAGCCTGTACATGGTGGTCTACGCCACCGGCCGGGATGCCGCCGTCATCGACCGCGCGGGCTTCGTCCTCTACCCCCTGCTGCTCTTGCTGCCCCTGGCCTTCTGCCTGGTGCCGGTGTGGCGGGGCGACCAGCTGGCGGCGGTGGGGCTCCAGGCTCCGCAGCTCGCCGGGCTGGGCTCAGCCTCGGCGGTGGCCGCGAGCCTGGTGGGGGGAGCGGTGGTGGGGGTGCTGCTCTTCTACAACGAGCTGTGGGTCGGGCGGCTGTCTCAACGCCTGACTCAAGGTCTCACCAAGGGTCGAGGCGGGCTCAATCGCCTGCTGGAGGGCGCGTCGGAGAGCTTCGCCGAGGAAGGGCAGGGAGTTTCCCGGGCCTGGACCCTGGCGCTCTCCGTCTTCGTGGTGGCGGCGGAGGAATTCCTCTGGCGTGGCTATCTGATGACTTATCTGGATCAGCGCTTCGGCCTGGCGGTGGTCTGGGTGGTGGTGCTCTCGTCCCTCTCCTTCGGCCTCAATCACTACTACTTCGGTCTGCGCAACGTGCTGCTCAAGAGCTTCGCCGGCGCCGTCTGGGCGCTGCTCTTCCTCGCCACCGGCAGCCTGCTGGCCTCCTTCGCCTCCCACTACGCTTTCGAGGTCCTGGTGTGGCTGAGGATGCAGCGATGA
- a CDS encoding ABC transporter ATP-binding protein: MDQVVAVSELRKRYGAVEAVAGLSFEVAAGTTFGLVGPNGAGKTTTIECLEGLRKPDSGTVQVLGMDPQESQQKIFRRCGVQLQENSMYTRIRCAEALDLFGSFYPNPLPTAQLLEEFGLDDKARTFYSKLSGGQKRKLLTAVALVGRPELLILDEPTSGLDPRSRQEFWAALERYQQEGLTVLLTTHDLVEAEDRCDVVCIIDHGRIVAEGSPTELLNTYHLGTRVAGRLPAAAEVQQDELRNHPGVERVEVADNRVLLFGGGNGFAQEASRLLEQRGAEDLRTRPANLEDLYLILTGRDYAMEGQDPEGPGASRKGEAAA; the protein is encoded by the coding sequence GTGGATCAAGTCGTTGCAGTGAGCGAGCTACGCAAACGCTATGGAGCCGTGGAGGCGGTGGCGGGCCTGAGTTTCGAGGTCGCCGCCGGCACCACTTTCGGCCTGGTCGGACCCAACGGAGCCGGCAAGACCACCACCATCGAGTGTCTGGAAGGCCTGCGCAAGCCCGACAGCGGTACCGTGCAGGTGCTGGGGATGGATCCCCAGGAGAGCCAGCAGAAGATCTTCCGGCGCTGCGGCGTGCAGCTGCAGGAAAACAGCATGTACACCCGCATCCGCTGCGCCGAGGCCCTCGACCTCTTCGGCAGTTTCTACCCCAATCCCCTGCCGACGGCGCAGCTGCTGGAGGAGTTCGGCCTCGACGACAAGGCTCGCACCTTCTACAGCAAGCTTTCCGGTGGGCAGAAGCGCAAGCTCCTCACCGCCGTGGCGCTGGTGGGGCGGCCGGAGCTGCTGATCCTCGACGAGCCCACCAGCGGCCTCGATCCACGCTCCCGCCAGGAGTTTTGGGCCGCCCTCGAGCGCTATCAGCAAGAGGGCTTGACGGTGCTCCTCACCACCCACGACCTGGTGGAGGCGGAGGACCGCTGCGACGTGGTGTGCATCATCGACCACGGCCGCATCGTCGCCGAGGGCTCGCCGACGGAATTGTTGAACACCTATCACCTGGGGACCCGGGTCGCCGGCCGTCTGCCCGCCGCGGCGGAGGTGCAACAGGACGAGCTGCGCAACCACCCCGGGGTCGAGCGGGTGGAGGTGGCGGACAATCGGGTGCTCCTCTTCGGCGGCGGCAACGGCTTCGCCCAGGAGGCCAGCCGGCTGCTGGAGCAGCGCGGCGCCGAGGACCTGCGCACCCGCCCCGCCAACCTCGAGGATCTCTACCTCATCCTCACCGGCCGTGATTACGCAATGGAGGGGCAGGACCCGGAGGGGCCCGGCGCTTCCCGGAAAGGAGAGGCGGCGGCATGA
- a CDS encoding ABC transporter permease gives MNAIFHLIVIELKLFLREPIAVFFTLVFPFIPLALFGTLFGDQPAMPGFRVIDVYVPALIAMVIAYFGLMGLPIALSENREQGVLKRYKASPMGLGRVLGSHLVVQVMLLAVVTTVLALVAELIFDITFGGNLLLLVTIGVIGCLALFTLGFAVVGACPSARTTQAVGSVIFFLMLFFSGAAIPRRQFPPWLKEATDWIPLSHLVDLLTVVWVGDPLGDQRYSIYILLAIAVVCGVLSRYTFRWEP, from the coding sequence ATGAACGCGATCTTCCATCTCATCGTCATCGAGCTCAAGCTCTTCCTGCGCGAGCCCATCGCGGTCTTCTTCACCCTCGTCTTCCCGTTCATCCCCCTGGCCCTCTTCGGCACCCTCTTCGGTGACCAGCCGGCGATGCCGGGCTTCCGGGTCATCGACGTCTACGTTCCCGCCCTCATCGCCATGGTCATTGCCTACTTCGGCCTCATGGGACTGCCCATCGCCCTGTCCGAGAATCGGGAGCAGGGGGTGCTCAAGCGCTACAAGGCGAGCCCCATGGGATTGGGGCGCGTCCTCGGCAGCCACCTGGTGGTGCAGGTGATGCTGCTGGCAGTGGTGACCACGGTGCTGGCGCTGGTGGCGGAGCTGATCTTCGACATTACTTTCGGCGGCAATCTGCTGCTGCTGGTGACCATCGGAGTCATCGGCTGCCTGGCTCTGTTCACCCTCGGCTTCGCCGTGGTCGGCGCTTGCCCCAGCGCTCGCACCACCCAAGCGGTGGGCAGCGTGATCTTCTTCCTCATGCTCTTCTTCTCCGGTGCCGCCATCCCCCGGCGGCAGTTCCCGCCGTGGCTCAAAGAGGCAACGGATTGGATTCCCCTCAGCCACCTGGTGGACCTGCTGACGGTGGTGTGGGTGGGCGATCCGCTGGGGGATCAGCGCTATTCCATCTACATCCTGCTGGCCATCGCGGTGGTCTGCGGGGTGCTCTCGCGCTACACGTTTCGTTGGGAACCTTGA
- a CDS encoding amidohydrolase family protein encodes MSLAVHCDRLFDGQEVHGPSLVTVEGDTVRAVEAVGEGDVNGRATHRCACLIPGLIDCHLHLAGYSESDPRRAPFQPMENSLRLLTLNGITTVRDTGNSIEAIRFARRRHQQENGGRASPRVFGTGPLLDVPPLVWPFSRIVTDPEAGRRQVSLLHAEGMDWIKSYRNIGYDELRAIVDEAGERDMDVAADVGAVTARQAAEIGVRSLEHAANLFDPRSFPELDPEEFGGAQGRSRLWSRVDLDSEAVASLVELLLEKGTFLCPTLIVSHRWSSLEAMVEEPYLDYMVGVMPYHKYFKRMQGTLGMMIGRRFMNRYLPVPKPSRRERRQIEQGLENLRRIVALLYRAGVKIAAGTDTPNPSVVPGFSLHQELELLVEGGLEPVEALRLATSSAAELLRQPDLGSVRPGARADLLLLDGDPTADITETMSIQLLLQGGEAVDREAVLEDFLSTFKDGS; translated from the coding sequence ATGAGCCTGGCCGTCCATTGCGACCGCCTCTTCGACGGCCAGGAGGTCCACGGCCCCAGCCTGGTCACCGTCGAGGGAGACACGGTGCGCGCCGTCGAGGCGGTGGGGGAGGGGGACGTCAACGGCCGCGCAACGCACCGCTGCGCCTGCTTGATCCCCGGCCTCATCGACTGTCATCTGCACCTCGCCGGCTACAGCGAGAGCGATCCCCGGCGGGCACCCTTCCAGCCGATGGAGAACAGCCTGCGGCTGCTCACCCTCAACGGCATCACGACGGTGCGGGATACGGGCAATTCCATCGAGGCCATCCGGTTCGCGCGGCGTCGCCACCAGCAGGAGAACGGTGGAAGGGCCAGTCCGCGGGTCTTCGGCACCGGCCCGCTCCTCGACGTGCCGCCGCTGGTGTGGCCCTTCTCGCGCATTGTCACCGACCCGGAGGCGGGAAGGCGGCAGGTCTCGCTGCTCCACGCCGAGGGTATGGATTGGATCAAGAGCTACCGCAACATCGGCTACGACGAGCTGCGGGCCATCGTCGACGAGGCCGGTGAGCGAGACATGGACGTGGCCGCCGACGTCGGCGCGGTGACCGCTCGGCAGGCGGCGGAGATCGGGGTGCGCAGCCTGGAGCACGCCGCCAACCTCTTCGATCCGCGCTCGTTCCCGGAGCTCGACCCCGAGGAATTCGGCGGTGCCCAGGGGCGCTCGCGGCTGTGGAGCCGGGTGGACCTGGATTCGGAGGCGGTGGCGTCGCTGGTGGAGCTGCTCTTGGAGAAGGGCACTTTCCTATGTCCGACCCTCATCGTCTCCCACCGCTGGTCGAGCCTGGAGGCGATGGTGGAGGAGCCCTACCTCGACTACATGGTCGGGGTCATGCCCTACCACAAATACTTCAAACGCATGCAGGGCACCCTGGGCATGATGATCGGGCGGCGCTTCATGAACCGCTACCTGCCGGTGCCCAAGCCCAGCCGCCGGGAGCGCCGGCAGATCGAGCAGGGTCTGGAGAATCTGCGCCGCATCGTGGCCCTGCTCTACCGCGCCGGGGTCAAGATCGCCGCCGGCACCGACACCCCCAACCCCTCGGTGGTGCCCGGCTTCAGCCTGCACCAGGAGCTGGAGCTGCTGGTCGAGGGCGGCCTGGAGCCCGTCGAGGCTCTGCGCCTCGCCACCTCGTCGGCGGCGGAGCTGTTGCGTCAGCCGGACCTCGGTTCGGTGCGCCCCGGTGCCCGGGCGGACCTCCTCCTCCTCGACGGCGACCCCACCGCCGACATCACCGAGACGATGAGTATCCAGCTGCTCCTCCAGGGGGGCGAGGCGGTGGACCGGGAAGCCGTGCTGGAGGATTTTCTTTCTACTTTCAAGGATGGGAGCTGA